The sequence below is a genomic window from Nitrospirota bacterium.
ATTGCTTCGGCAGAGCCTCGCAATGACATGAAAGCGGATGGATTCCTGACAAGCAGGAATGACGGGATGTGGAAATGGACATAGTGAAACATTTCAGGTGAAACATTTCAGGTGAAATACTTCATCTTGACTCCTTTATCTCCTTTTGGTTTAAGCTATGACTGGTGACATATGAGCAAAAAGATTTCTGATGAAAAAGGCTGAGGTTCAAGGATTTTACGCAATTCTCATGGATAAGGCAATTTGAACAAAATGAAAAAGATTGAACGCTCTAACGATAAAAATGAAGATAATTCAAGCACTTAGGGAATTCAAATTGAACCTATAAAAAAGGGAGATGGCAACGATTTTTGAAAGGTTCGGCATATCATTAATCAACTACTGTTATATGCTAAAATCTTAAATGGCACTCTTTGATGTAGTCTTTCCATATAATCTTTCTCCACTTACCTATAAGGGCAATGAAGGGCTGATGCCTGGAATGCTCGTTAATGCAGAGATTAAAAAGACGATTAAAACTGGAATTATCCTCAGAGAATCTCTAAAAAAACCAGAAGGAAGGATAAAAGATATTGAATCCTCTGTAGGAGATGCGCCGATTTTTACCGATGGAATGCTCAAGCTCATATCATGGATGTCCGATTATTATCTTGTAACCGAGGGGATTGTGCTTAAGGAAATGTGGGGGGCTACGGATTTCAAAGGGCTCATCGAGCCTTTAAGCAGAGAGATAAAGAAGAAGTATTATAAGACATTTCTTATTCATGCACCTGAAAGACACACTGAGATGTCCATCTTAAAAAACCTTATCTCCCTGCACAGAAATATCATAATCCTCTCACCTGAGATTGCCTATGTAAAACATATCTCAAAGGCAATCAGGGATATTGCAGGCGAGAGGCTCTGTAGCATTCATAGCGGTATCACAAAAGCCATGAGGCAGAAAGCCATTGGAAGGCTTCTTCGAGGTGAGTCCGATATTGTCATTGGAATCCGCTCTGCCATATTTGCACCCTTAGGGGAGGTATCGGTTATAGTGGTTGTCAAAGAAGAAAGCCCTTCCTATAAGAAGGAAGATGGTTTGAGATACCACACAAGGGATGTGGCTATAATGCGGGGCTACTTTGAAGGCGCATCCGTAGTTCTTTCATCGACTTGTCCTTCTGTGGAGTCTCTGTATAATGCGGGGATTGGCAAATACACATTGATTAAGCCTCCTTCTGTCTTAAAAAAACCCTCTGTGAAGGTCATTGATATGAGGACATCTCAAAAAACGAGCCCCTACATCTCAAAGGGTCTTTTTGACAGAACGCTCCTTAATATTAAGGAAAATAACAAAACGGCATTTCTCATAAACAGGAAGGGCTATTCAGTGTTAATCTGCGAGGACTGCGGTTATATAGAGACATGCAAGGACTGCCAAATTCCCCTTGTATTTTATAAAAGCGACAAGACCCTCAGGTGCCATTACTGCGGATTTAAAAAGACCGCAGGTGGTGCATGCACAAGGTGTAATGGTTCGAAGCTCAGGATGGTCGGTGCAGGCATTGAGAAAATAGAAGAGGATGTAAGGGATATCCTTAAGACAGAGCCTCTCAGGCTTCAGGCAGGTAGAAGAAAGAGCGTCCCTATCATCTCCGAGGGGCAGATGATTGTTGGCACGAGGCTGATTGCAAGAATGCCTGAGCTTAAGGGAAGGCTCTCGCTCATAGGAGTGCTTAATGGAGATTCCTATCTACAGGCACCTGATTTTAGGGCAGTTGAAAGGGCATTTCAGGAACTCATCCATCTAACGGAAAACCTGACATCTGATGGACATCTCATCATCCAGACCCGCATGCCTCATAATCCTCTTTTTAAATATATAAAAAATTACGATTTCGAGAAATTCCTTAAGGATGAGCTTTCAATCAGAAGGACCCTCAGGTATCCCCCTTTCTCCAAGATGGCACTTATCACCTCTGATAAGCCATCGGAAATCTCGGATTTTAAATCTCGGATTTTAAATCTCGAATCCTCTTTAGAGGTGCTTGGCCCTGTTAAGGCACATCATAAAAAAGGCAGATATGTATGGAAGATGCTCATTAAAGCGATAGGAAGAGAAGACCTCAGAAAGGGGTTACGAGCCATCGGGGCATCGAATAAGGGGGTAACGATAGACATAGACCCTATATCATTTTAGGATGTTTCTTTTTTGCAAGGATTGTCTTTACTGCCACGATGTCTTTTTTAATCTGTCCTTTAAGGTCAATGTGGTCGGCAAATGTTTTTTCATCCCTTATTCGGTCTATGAAATAAACCATGAGGGTTTTTCCGATTATGTCCTCTGAGAAATCAAAGATATGAACCTCATAGCTTGCCGCTACACCTGAAAATGTTGGGTTTCTTCCTATGTTCATAACTCCTTCATACTGTCTTTTGTCAACCCTGACTTTTACGGCATAAACACCTTCTTTTGGAGTAAGCTCATTTAGAGGCAGGATGTTTGCAGTTGGTGTGTCAAGGAGTCTTTTGCCTCTGCCAGCACCCTTTATAACGGTTCCCATGAGCATATAAGGTCTTCCTAAGAAAAGCGATGCCTCGCAGACCCTTCCCCTTCCTATGAGGCTTCTTATTCTGCTACTGCTTGCAACATCTCCATAGAGCCTTGCGTTTCTTATGACCCTTACGGTAAATCCGTATTTTCTTCCCTGCCTCCTTAGGAGCGAGGTTGTGCCTTTTTTGCCTTTTCCAAAGGAATAATTATGTCCGACTATTACTTCCCTTACACCAATCTTATCCACAAGAACATCTTTTATAAAGTCATGAGCAGGGATGCTTGCAAAATCCTTTGTGAACTTTACGAAACAAAGCACATCCAGACCTAAATGTGCCATGAGCCTAATCTTTTCATCAGACGGTGAAAGTGTCCTTACGCCCCTTTCAGGGTAAAGAACCTTTGAGGGATGTGGCTCAAATGTGATTGCAAAGGATGTGCCTTTTATTTTTTTGGCACTTGTAATAACGCTATTTAGTATCTTTTGATGCCCAAGGTGAATGCCATCGAAGTTTCCAATCGTAAGGACGACATTTTTGTATTTTTTCTTTTCTAATTGCCCAAGGTCAACTATATCCATTCAATCTATGCCTTTCTTTAATAATCTCAGTTCCGTATATATGTCTTTTACCTGAATCCTTGTCTTATCGAGGGTTCCGCTATTGTCAATTGCGAAGTCAGCTTTTTTTATTTTCTCCTTTATTGGCATCTGTGAGGAAAGCCTCTTGATAGCCTCTTTTGTCTTTATACCTGATAAGGCAAGCCTTTCTATGGCAGTCGTTTCATTTGTATAAACAACAACTGTCTTATAAAACCTATCTTCATATCCTCTTTCAAAGACAACCGGTGCCTCGACAATGGCAATGCCCTTTCTGCCCTTAGTAAGCAGGTCTATCTCTTTAAATACAAGCGGATGAAGGATATCCTCGACCTTATGCCTGAGCACAGTGTCTTTAAATATCATATCAGAGACCTTTGCCTTAATGAGTCTGCCATCGGTATCAAATACCTTTTCTCCGAGCATTTCTCTTATTTTTTTTAGAACACTTTTTTTCTTTAGCAGCTTTTTTACGATTGAATCTGCACTGATTGTGAGTGCGCCCTCTCTGTGAAACATCTGAAGCACAGTGGATTTACCCATCCCATAGTTTCCTGTAAGTCCAATAAGAAGCACATGATATTATATCAGAGACTCGCTCAGAGGAGGTTAGGGGGCGTGTATCTCCTGTTTCTTTACTCCGGCTTCATCTGTGGGAATAATATCACATCCCTTATGGAGGGTGAGTTTGTAAGGAGCATTACCAGTCTATCTATGCCTATGCCTTCGCCTGCGGCAGGTGGCATGCCATATTCCAATGCCTTAAGGAAATCCTCATCCATCCAATGTGCCTCTTCATCTCCTTTTTCTTTTGCGGACATCTGTTCCTGAAACCTCTGTCTCTGGTCAGTAGGGTCATTTAGCTCTGAGAAGGCATTTGCCATCTCCCTTCCTGTTATGAATAGCTCGAATCTCTCAACCAGAGATGGATTCTCTGGCTTTCTCTTTGCAAGGGGTGAAAGCTCTACAGGGTAATCGGTTATGAATATTGGTTGTATTAGCTCAGGCTCTACTTTTTCTTTGAAAATCTCGTCTATAACCTTGCCCAAAGATGCACCTTCCTTAATCTCTATGCCCTGTTCCTTTGCCCATCTAAGTGCCTTTTCATGGCTTTCAAGCATCTCTAAGGGGATGCCTTTCGTCTTCATTGCCTCAAGCAGGGGGACTCTGGGCCACGGAGGGCTAAGGTCTATCGTGTGCTCTCCGTATGGAAGCCTGAGCGTTCCTAATGTTTTCTTTGCAGTATAGGTTATCAGCTCTTCTGTAAATGACATGAGGAAATTATAGTCCTTGTAAGCTATATAGAATTCGAGCATGGAAAATTCGGGATTGTGCTTTGTTGAGATTCCTTCGTTTCTGAAATTCTTATTAAGCTCATAGACCTTTTCGTAACCTCCTACGAGTAGCCTCTTAAGATAAAGCTCAGGTGCAATTCTGAGATATAAATCCATGCCCAATGCTATGTGATGGGTTCTAAAGGGCTTTGCAACCGCTCCTCCTGGAATGGGATGCATCATTGGTGTCTCAACCTCTACGAATCCATTTGACTCAAGGAAATCCCTGATTGCCTTTATAATCG
It includes:
- the priA gene encoding primosomal protein N', with protein sequence MALFDVVFPYNLSPLTYKGNEGLMPGMLVNAEIKKTIKTGIILRESLKKPEGRIKDIESSVGDAPIFTDGMLKLISWMSDYYLVTEGIVLKEMWGATDFKGLIEPLSREIKKKYYKTFLIHAPERHTEMSILKNLISLHRNIIILSPEIAYVKHISKAIRDIAGERLCSIHSGITKAMRQKAIGRLLRGESDIVIGIRSAIFAPLGEVSVIVVVKEESPSYKKEDGLRYHTRDVAIMRGYFEGASVVLSSTCPSVESLYNAGIGKYTLIKPPSVLKKPSVKVIDMRTSQKTSPYISKGLFDRTLLNIKENNKTAFLINRKGYSVLICEDCGYIETCKDCQIPLVFYKSDKTLRCHYCGFKKTAGGACTRCNGSKLRMVGAGIEKIEEDVRDILKTEPLRLQAGRRKSVPIISEGQMIVGTRLIARMPELKGRLSLIGVLNGDSYLQAPDFRAVERAFQELIHLTENLTSDGHLIIQTRMPHNPLFKYIKNYDFEKFLKDELSIRRTLRYPPFSKMALITSDKPSEISDFKSRILNLESSLEVLGPVKAHHKKGRYVWKMLIKAIGREDLRKGLRAIGASNKGVTIDIDPISF
- a CDS encoding bifunctional riboflavin kinase/FAD synthetase, translating into MDIVDLGQLEKKKYKNVVLTIGNFDGIHLGHQKILNSVITSAKKIKGTSFAITFEPHPSKVLYPERGVRTLSPSDEKIRLMAHLGLDVLCFVKFTKDFASIPAHDFIKDVLVDKIGVREVIVGHNYSFGKGKKGTTSLLRRQGRKYGFTVRVIRNARLYGDVASSSRIRSLIGRGRVCEASLFLGRPYMLMGTVIKGAGRGKRLLDTPTANILPLNELTPKEGVYAVKVRVDKRQYEGVMNIGRNPTFSGVAASYEVHIFDFSEDIIGKTLMVYFIDRIRDEKTFADHIDLKGQIKKDIVAVKTILAKKKHPKMI
- a CDS encoding dephospho-CoA kinase, whose protein sequence is MLLIGLTGNYGMGKSTVLQMFHREGALTISADSIVKKLLKKKSVLKKIREMLGEKVFDTDGRLIKAKVSDMIFKDTVLRHKVEDILHPLVFKEIDLLTKGRKGIAIVEAPVVFERGYEDRFYKTVVVYTNETTAIERLALSGIKTKEAIKRLSSQMPIKEKIKKADFAIDNSGTLDKTRIQVKDIYTELRLLKKGID
- the lysS gene encoding lysine--tRNA ligase, whose amino-acid sequence is MAEETNELIQSRIKKLNELKELGLKPFGEPFDVRDYASLLMGKYSTSSKETLESESVQCSMAGRIVAMRDFGKAAFCHIQDSTGKIQAYFKKDILKEKWGMLKKLDIGDIIGLKGRLFRTKTNELTVEANDLCLLSKSLMPLPEKWHGLKDIEIRYRQRYVDLIVNPEVKETFRKRSSIIKAIRDFLESNGFVEVETPMMHPIPGGAVAKPFRTHHIALGMDLYLRIAPELYLKRLLVGGYEKVYELNKNFRNEGISTKHNPEFSMLEFYIAYKDYNFLMSFTEELITYTAKKTLGTLRLPYGEHTIDLSPPWPRVPLLEAMKTKGIPLEMLESHEKALRWAKEQGIEIKEGASLGKVIDEIFKEKVEPELIQPIFITDYPVELSPLAKRKPENPSLVERFELFITGREMANAFSELNDPTDQRQRFQEQMSAKEKGDEEAHWMDEDFLKALEYGMPPAAGEGIGIDRLVMLLTNSPSIRDVILFPQMKPE